One Phragmites australis chromosome 23, lpPhrAust1.1, whole genome shotgun sequence DNA window includes the following coding sequences:
- the LOC133906785 gene encoding uncharacterized protein LOC133906785: MTQREAERATLATERAQLTAAWRVLEARVAAVRAANEGERRALEEERKALEGTRVEAAREWEEAARLAEASQQQAAEVLARERQAQAREETVLARKRAAEASQAELACLKGEADQVRAELQHREEELQSQEEEIAIRETDRVKQAEAQATSAVGGQGFEEWLRRATEELEATETERANVKRMMEDIFQQMRRSVRAAGLG; encoded by the exons ATGACGCAGCGGGAGGCGGAGCGCGCCACTCTGGCcacggagagggcgcagcttacCGCGGCTTGGCGCGTTCttgaggcccgcgtcgccgcgGTGCGAGCCGCCAACGAGGGCGAGCGGCGCgccctggaggaggagcggaaggccCTAGAGGGCACCCGTGTGGAGGCCGCGCGGGAATgggaagaagccgcccgcctggccgaggcgtcgcaGCAACAGGCTGCCGAGGtgcttgccagggagaggcaggcgcaggcacGGGAGGAGACGGTTCTAGCCCGCAAGAGGGCGGCGGAAGCCTCCCAGGCTGAATTGGCCTGCCTaaaaggcgaggctgaccaaGTCCGCGCCGAACTCCAAcatcgggaggaggagctccagagcCAGGAGGAGGAGATCGCCATCAGGGAGACCGAC cgggtgaagcaagcTGAAGCCCAGGCGACCAGCGCGGTCGGGGGACAGGGCTTCGAGGAGTGGCTGCGGCgcgcgacggaggagctcgaggccaccgAGACTGAACGGGCCAATGTGAagcggatgatggaagacatcttcCAACAGAtgcggaggtccgtgagggcgGCTGGGCTCGGGTGA
- the LOC133906787 gene encoding uncharacterized protein LOC133906787, whose product MARIRRTRRRSQSPAEAGGKDRLSALPDDLLRLILCRLDTRTALSTAVLARRWAHLSRELPALEFTVFDVLPTRYLRTVNLRRRARARGVDVDKFDAVLTRCELRATRAFIDSINSLLKADGSSDGDGHSGRNSRRRAKSLRLVFFPTDEAGCVDKMIATAVGEWGVEDLEVAVCRTAPRDHPPPAYSFPDHLLDDERHRSRLRALLLGNCELPPLHRYGALQELVLQYMAASTPMSSYDTVFNLCGLQVLHLICCRGTSDILVVSAPGSGLRELVVESCSFQTIELRALPELGWFACLGSTVELQFGAVPRLTHVNLRFSCSARDPAYDPPHHVLGFLLGDAPAAMTSLVVRFTGPRRWIVPRPLDNTLHGLRELLVADVPSSWDVSWPRLLLEAAPALEVLYIHVAPLEEHQKPGRDIQWQSSKFRHSKLRDLFMVGFTQAWRQIRFLRYLVKVCEPLEQVFLLRDWHIEDHGFWDWRVVKQREYSWSEVDQKVVERQIKYGRSWSKPHVNVFLE is encoded by the coding sequence ATGGCCAGGATCAGGAGGACGCGCCGCCGCTCGCAGTCGCCCGCGGAGGCTGGCGGcaaggaccgcctcagcgcgcTGCCGGACGACCTGCTCCGCCTCATCCTGTGCCGCCTCGACACCCGCACGGCGCTCTCCACCGCCGTCCTCGCCAGGCGCTGGGCGCACCTCTCACGCGAGCTTCCGGCCCTCGAGTTCACCGTCTTTGACGTACTCCCGACGCGCTACCTCCGGACCGTCAACCTCCGCCGCCGAGCCCGGGCGCGTGGCGTGGACGTGGACAAGTTCGATGCCGTCCTCACGCGCTGCGAGCTGCGCGCCACGCGCGCGTTCATCGACAGCATCAACAGCTTGTTGAAAGCGGATGGCAGTAGCGACGGCGACGGCCACAGTGGTCGCAACTCTCGCCGACGCGCCAAGAGCCTCCGGCTCGTATTCTTTCCGACGGACGAGGCCGGCTGCGTTGACAAGATGATTGCCACCGCCGTCGGCGAGTGGGGAGTGGAAGACCTCGAGGTTGCCGTCTGCAGGACGGCGCCCCGCGATCACCCGCCGCCTGCATACAGTTTCCCAGACCATCTTCTCGACGACGAGCGCCACCGTTCGCGCCTGCGAGCCCTGTTACTGGGCAACTGCGAGCTGCCGCCGCTGCACCGGTACGGCGCGCTCCAGGAGCTCGTCCTGCAATACATGGCGGCGTCCACTCCCATGTCCTCTTACGACACGGTGTTCAACCTCTGCGGGCTCCAGGTGCTACACCTCATATGTTGCCGCGGCACAAGTGACATCCTGGTGGTCAGCGCGCCGGGCTCGGGACTCAGGGAGCTCGTCGTGGAAAGCTGCTCGTTCCAGACGATCGAGCTGCGCGCCCTCCCCGAGCTCGGCTGGTTCGCGTGCCTGGGCAGCACGGTGGAGCTCCAGTTCGGTGCCGTCCCGCGCCTCACGCACGTCAACCTCAGGTTCTCCTGCAGCGCGCGCGACCCTGCCTACGACCCACCCCACCACGTGCTCGGGTTTCTCCTCGGAGACGCGCCGGCCGCGATGACGAGCCTCGTGGTCCGGTTCACTGGACCAAGGAGATGGATCGTGCCGCGACCCCTGGACAACACGCTGCACGGCCTGAGGGAGCTCCTCGTCGCCGACGTGCCGTCGTCGTGGGACGTCTCATGGCCGCGCCTCCTCCTTGAGGCCGCGCCGGCGCTCGAGGTCCTGTATATCCACGTGGCTCCCTTGGAAGAGCATCAGAAGCCTGGGCGCGACATACAATGGCAGTCATCAAAGTTCCGGCACAGCAAGCTGAGGGATCTGTTCATGGTTGGGTTCACGCAAGCATGGCGCCAGATACGCTTTCTGAGGTATCTCGTGAAGGTGTGCGAACCATTGGAACAAGTTTTTCTCTTGAGGGATTGGCACATTGAAGACCATGGATTCTGGGACTGGAGGGTGGTCAAACAACGAGAATACTCGTGGAGTGAAGTAGATCAAAAGGTGGTTGAGAGACAGATTAAGTATGGGAGATCTTGGTCCAAGCCTCACGTTAATGTGTTCTTGGAATAA